In a single window of the Rhinolophus ferrumequinum isolate MPI-CBG mRhiFer1 chromosome 21, mRhiFer1_v1.p, whole genome shotgun sequence genome:
- the ZNHIT3 gene encoding zinc finger HIT domain-containing protein 3: MASLNCSTVVCVICLEKPNYRCPTCRVPYCSVTCFRNHKEQCNPETHPVEKKMRSAVTAKTKKPMENKDDDDDSIADFLNSDEEEDRVSLQNLKNLGESAALRSLLLNPHLRQLMVSLDQGDNKAKLMRACMQEPLFVEFADCCLKIVEPPQNEEF, encoded by the exons ATGGCGTCTCTCAATTGTAGCACCGTGGTCTGCGTGATATGCTTGGAAAAGCCCAATTACCGCTGCCCCACCTGCCGCGTGCCCTA CTGCTCCGTGACCTGTTTCCGGAACCACAAAG AGCAGTGCAATCCCGAAACTCATcctgtggagaaaaaaatgagatcagCTGTTACTGCAAAAACTAAAAAGCCGATGGAAAACAAAG ATGATGACGACGACTCGATAGCTGATTTTCTCAATAGTGATGAGGAAGAGGACAGAGTTTCTTTGCAGAATTTGAAGAATTTAG GGGAGTCTGCAGCTTTAAGAAGCTTACTGCTTAATCCACACCTCAGACAGCTGATGGTCAGCCTGGATCAGGGGGACAACAAGGCCAAGCTCATGAGAGCCTGCATGCAGGAGCCCCTGTTTGTGGAGTTTGCTGACTGCTGTTTAAAGATCGTGGAACCACCCCAGAATGAGGAGTTTTAA